Within Macaca nemestrina isolate mMacNem1 chromosome 12, mMacNem.hap1, whole genome shotgun sequence, the genomic segment aggagaatcactggaactagaacccgggaggtggaggttgcagtgagccgagatcctccagcctgggggacagggcaagactccgtctcaaaaaaaaaaaacaaaaaccagaaaaagaaaaggccccTGTGCCTGGGTACGAGCCGGGCTCCCGGCTGTGGTCCAAGCCTGGGTACGAGCCGGGCTCCCGGTTGTGCTCGAAGCCTACAGGACTCTGCCCTCTTGAGGAGGATCCTGGAGCCTCTCAGCCTGGCTCCTGGACTTTGGCCCCAGCTGGCCTGGCCCGGCCCCCAGCCAGCAGGAGCCTTTCCCATCTGCCCAGGGGCCAACAGAGTGAGGAGCGGAATGGTGGGTGGGGTTTTCCTGCCCCTCCCTGATGAGGACACTGGGGCCCAGAGAGAGGGTGAGAGTCTAGTGGGAAATCTCTCCAGCCAGGTGGGGGCCACCTGAGCCTGGGTCCGTGGTTTGCTTTTTTCTAAATTATCACACAGTAAAAGCCATGTGTATGGAGGGGTGTGGTTCTGTTACCACCACAGTCAGACCCATCGGCCCCGTCACTGCAAACCTGTGAATCCCCAACACTGGTGGCCACCCCTAACCTCTGGCAACATTGCCGGCCCTTCATCACcacagtttttgtttgtgtgtttgtctgagacggagtctcgctctttcacccaggctggagggcagtggtgcgatctcggcttaccgaaACCTCCGAattgttcaagcaattctcctgcttcaccctcctgagtagctgagatgacaggcacgagccactgtgcctggctaattctcatattttagtggagacggagtttcaccatgttggtcaggctggtcttgaactcctgacctcgtgatccacctgcctccgcctcccaaagtgctgggattacaggcgtgagcacagCACCCGGCCTCATCACcacagttttgtctttttgagaataTCCTATAAATGAAGTAATATAGTTTATAGCTGTCTGTGTTCTGATTCCTaaacttattttaagaaaactctggggccaggcacagcagcttctgcctgtaatctcagcactttgggaggcagaggcgggacgAGCGATCACTTGAGGCttggaattcaagaccatcctgggcagcgagacccagtctctacaaaaaaaaattaaaaattagcctggtggtcacatgtctgtcatcccaactcctcaggaggctgaggcaggaggattggttaagcctgggaggttgaggctacagtaagctgtgatcataccactacactccagcctgggcaacagaggaagaccccgtctcaaataaataaaaaaaaaagaaaaggaaaacagtgtAGAGGAAGGCTCCGACTGGGCTACGTGGCATCTTCCCCAGGGCCCCTAGTGGCCATTTCTTCCCTAGTGGCCATATCCTCCCAGGGCCCCTAGTGGACAGGACATGTCCTTACGGGTGGCTGGGGGCTCTCTATAGAGAGACTTGGGTGTGTGGACTGGCCAGctcttctcccagtctgtggcttgtcaaTGCATATGcatcactgtcttttttttttggaagatggagtctcactttgtcccccaggctggagtgcaatggcgcgatctgggctcactgcaacctctgcctccggggttcaaaccattctactgcctcagcttcccgagtagctgggactacaggcacgcatcaccacgcctggctaaatttttttttttttcaaggtggagtctcaccctgtcgcctaggccggagtgcagtggcacgatctcggttcactgcaacctccgcctcaagggttcaagcgattctcctgcctcagcctccccagtacctgggattacaggcgtgcgccaccatgcccagctaattttttgtatctttagtagagacggggtttcaccatgtgggccaggctggtctcgaactcctgatctcaagtgatccacccatctcagcctcccaaagtggtgggattacaggcgtgagccaccgcacccggcctaatttttgtatttttggtagagatggggtttcaccatgttggccaggctggtctccaacacctgacctcaggtgatccacctgttttcaccatgttggccaggctggttcccgacacctgacctcaggtcatccacctgcctcccaaagcgctgggatgatgGACTGAGTCACTGCGTCCTGAGTCACTGCGTCCTGAGTCACTGAGTCCGGCCTCCATCACTGTGGTTTGATAAGTGGAAATCAATTTTGATGATGtccatttgtatgtgtttttcttttatggtttagGGTTTTTGGTATCCTGTGACTAGAAGTCATCCCTTGACCAAATTTCTGCAGATTTCTTCcgtgttttcttttattttttgtaaattagGAATTAATTGTGGAagttcctgtgttttctttctttcttttttttttttttttttttttgagacggagtctcgatctgtcgcccagactggagtgcagtggcgcgatctcggctcactgcaagctccgcctcccgggttcacgccattctcctgcctcagcctccggagtagctgggactacaggcgcccgccaccacgcccggctaatttctttttgtatttttagtagagacggggtttcaccgtgttagccaggatggtctcgatctcctgacctcgtgatccgcccgcctcggcctcccaaagtgctgagattacaggcttgagccaccgcgcccggccttttttttttttttttttttgaggtagagttttgctgtgtcgcccaggctggacaggctggagtgcagtggtgcaatctcggttcactgcaacccccacctcctgggttcaagcaattctcctgcctcagcctcctgagtatctgggattacaggcacccgccaccacgcccggctcattttttgtattttttgtagagacggggtttcaccatgttagccaggttgttCTGGatcttctgatctcaggtgatccacccgcctcggcctcccaaagtgttgggattacaggcgtgagccgccgcgcccggccagttcctgtgttttcttttcgaTGCTTCACAGTGTAGGCTTTTGCGTTTAGGGCCAGgatccattttattttatcttgttatttttttttgcgacggagtctcaaTGTACTGGACCACACTGATggttttgaatgttgaaccagcctagTCGTCATTTATTCCAAGTGTGTGATCCTTTTTCCTGTGTTGAGGTACTGATGTGGTAATAGTGTGGTTAGGAATGTTTTGTGTTGATGTCCATTAGAGGTcctggtctgtaattttcttacaATGCCGATGGCAGGTTGTGTGGTAGGGTTATGTTGGTTTTGTAAAATGGGCAGgcaagtattccctcctcttctgttttcagagtttgtgggccaggcacggtggctcacgcctgtcatcccagcactttgggaggccgaggcgggcagatcacaaggtcaggagatcgagaccatcctggccaacacggtgaaaccctgtctctattaaaaatacaaaaagctagcccggcgtggtggcggccgcctgtagtcccagctactcaggaggctgaggcaggagaatggcgtgaacccgggaggtggagcttgtagagaaccgagattgcgccactgtagtccagcctgggcgacagagtgagactccatctcaaaaaaaaaaaaaaaaagaagagtttgtGAAAGCTTGTTATTGTTTCTTCCTTAGATATTTGTTAGGATTTGCCAGTGCCGCCCTCAGAGTGCAggattttctttgtgggaaggttttggttattaattccttCTCCTGCCTGAAACATCTGTAGTGATGCCCCCTCTTTTGTTCTGGTTTCTGagaatttgtgttttctctaGTATTTTTCTTGATCAGGCTTGCTAAGGATTTACCAATTTTATTAACCTTCTCGTAACTAACTTTGGGCTCTGTTGATTTGTCTCTATTGATGCTGACGTCTGTATACAAGTGCGCTGACCTCCTCTTAATTTTCTACCTTCCACTTACTGTGGGTTTTATTtgattcactttttctttttttttttttttgggacagagtctcgctctgtcgcccaggttggagtgcagtggcgcgatcttggctcactgcaagctctgcctcccaggttcacaccattctcctgcctcagcctcccgagtagctgggacttaaggcgcccgtcaccatgcccggctaattttttttatttatttttagtagagacggggtttcaccgtgttaggatggtctcaatctcccgacctcgtgatccgcccactttggccccccaaagagctgggattccaggagtaagccaccacgcccggcgttGATTCACTTTTTCTACTTGCTTAAGGTGAAACCTtagattatttatcttttttttttttttttttttttctgagatggagtctcgctctgtcacccaggctgaagtgcaccggcgcaatctcagctcactgcaacatctgcctcctgggttcaagcgattctcctgcctcagcctcccaagtagctgaggttgcAGGCGtgcaccccacctggctaatttttgtattttcagtacagacagtttttgccatgttggccaggctggtctcaaactcctgaactcaagtgatccgccctccttggcttcccaaagtgctgggattacaggcatgagccaccgtgcccggccagattaTCGATTTTAAGTcgttcttcttttctaatatattcatGGAAAGCTCCACATTCCCCTCGCAGCACTGGTTTAGTTGTATTCCACAAATTGTGATATGCACGTTCAGTTCGGAATGTATCGGGGGAACCTCAGGATCCCTGACTTTCCGCAACAAGGATGCTTTCTAGTTTTCTTGTGACTTCATCTTTGATGcatgggttatttagaaatatgccgctttatttctaaacatttaaGGATTTTCTGGTTTTTTATTACGGGTTTCTACCTTAATTCTGTTATGGTTAGAAAACATATTCTGTACTGTTGCAGTCACTTGAGATTTACTGGgacttgctctgtggcccagcagCCTGGTTTTGCTTGTTTGGTTATATTGTATGTTTCAGGTTCTACTCTGCTTCTCACAGAGAGATGAGCGGCCTCATAGTCCCTCGCATGTTTCTGCccacttattctttttttttttttgagacagagtcttgctctgtcatccaggctggaatgcaatggcatgatctcggctcactacaacctctacctcccaggttcaagcaattctcttacctcagactcctgagtagctgcggttacaggtgcccaccaccatgccgggctaatttttgtatttttagtagagatggggtttcaccatgttggtcaggctggtctcgaactcctgaccttgtgatccacccgcctcggcctcccaaagtgctgggattacaggtgtgagccaccatgcccgagctttttttttttttttttttttgagacagtcttgctctgttgcccagcctggagtgtggtggtgcgatcttggctcactgtaacctctgcctcccaggttcaagtgattctcctgcctcagcctcctgagtagctgggattacaggtgcctgccacaatgcccagctaatttttttttttttttttttttttttgagatggagtctcgctgtgtctcccaggctggagtgcagtggcgtgatctcggctcactgcaagctccgcctcccgggttcacgccattctcccgcctcagcctcccaagtagctgggactacaggcgcccgccaccacgcccagctagttttttgtatttttagtagagacggggtttcaccatgttagccaggatagtctcgatctcctgacctcgtgatccacccgcctcggcctcccaaagtgctgggattacaggcttgagccaccgcacccggcgctaatttttgtatttttagtagagacagggtttcaccatgttggctaggctgatctcgaactcctgacctcaggtgatccgcccgcctcagcctcccacagtgctgggatgacagacgtgatccaccgcacccggccacgcAAACTTTTATGGTTTGCATTTTATGGTTGTCTTTGACTGTCCTATAGTAATTCACGTTAGTGTTTATCCAGCTGTGCCAGCATTGTGCACCGAATGGCCGACCCTTCGTAGAAGGGTTTTACTCAGCGAACAGGGCAGCTTGGCTGGAGGAGGGGGCCTGAGCCAGGCCTGGAAAGAGGAGAGATGGAGGGCACAGGGCAAGGGCCAGGCTGGCCGCAGATCCTCAGGGATGGGTGCATCCCGTACGCACTTGTTGAGGGTCCGCTGTGCACCAGGCTCTGCCCTGGACCTGGGGACACAGCTTAGCAAGCGGCAACTGGAACCCCGCCTGGGAGTAGCGAGCACGCCGGACACATAGCACGCCATGTGCAGCGCGACATCGGGTCTGATTCAGGAAACAGGGCAGTCGGGGATGGGGTGACGGCTGGCATTGTAGCCAGGTGGCCACACAGGGGACGTCTGAGAAGGAAGAGAGCTGGGGAGGCTGGCGCAGCCAGTGCAGTGGGCGGGTGCTGAGCCCGTGCCAGGAGGTGGGCAGGTGAGGATGGTGGCACGGGGCCGGGCAGCAATTGGAATTCTTTTGAGGGTATTGTCAGGACACAAGCATGGTCCCCACAGATGCCTGCCAAGGCAGAATAGAGACTCCCCCCACCAAAGGTGGGGCCGGGCCCCCGTCCTACCACCCTACCCAGGGATGGCTGTGGCCCCTTAGCCCCCCAGGCTGTGGCCCTTGGGGGCTGGGCTTTCAGCACAAGGAGGGGTCTGCCTAACAGTGACCGCCCGCCCACCCCCAGCACCTGGCCACATTCATCATGGATAAGAGCGAAGCCATCACGTCTGTGGAGGACGCCATCCGGAAGCTGGTGCAGCTGAGCTCCAAGGAGAAGATCTGGACCCAGGAGATGCTCCTGCAGGTGAACGACCAGTCACTGCGGCTGCTGGACATCGAGTCTCAGGTGGGGCCCAGCGCCGGTGGGGACAGGGAGCACGGTGGGTAGAGGCGGCGGCAGCCACTGGCTGCAGCCCACATGTGCGGCCAGGCCTCTCTGCAGGGCCGGCCATGCCCCATCATTCTGCTCCCTGGAAGAGAATGGGACGAGCGTGGGCAGAGAGGGCCGCATGGAACTGAGTCCAGGGAAGTTTGGAAGCCTGGGTCAGCCTTGCTGCACAGCAGCGGGGCGTGTCGGGGCCTCATTCTCATCTTTGGGAGCCCATTTCCCAGCGGCGCCAGAGGGGCTTGTGCCCCAGGCATGTACACAGTTCCGGCCACTCCCTGCCGGTGCCTCATGGGTGCTCACAGCTCCGGTCACTCCCTGCCGGTGTGAGTCGTGTTGGCGCGACGTGTCCCCGCAGGAGGAGCTGGAAAACTTCCCGCTGCCCACCGTGCAGCGCAGCCAGACGGTGCTGAACCAGCTGCGCTACCCGTCTGTGCTGCTGCTTGTGTGCCAGGACTCGGAGCAGAGCAAGCCCGACGTCCACTTCTTCCACTGCGACGAGGTGGAGGTGAGGCGGCACCGGGCAGGGCAGGGCGGGGCTCCGCAGCGTTGTGCCCCGCCCTCCCGGCCACCTGATGCCCGCTTTCCCAGGCAGAGCTGGTGCACGAGGACATCGAGAGCGCGTTGGCCGACTGCCGGCTGGGCAAGAAGATGCGGCCGCAGACCCTGAAGTAGGGCAGAGGGAGAGCAGGGTCACAGCGGGGCGGAGAGGGGAGGAGCCGGGCGGGGAGGGAGAGTCAGGTGTGTTCCCGTCGGGGCTGAGCAGGACCCCCTGACCCTCCAGGGGACACCAGGAGAAGATTCGGCAGCGGCAGTCcatcctgccccctccccagggcCCGGCGCCCATCCCCTTCCAGCACCGCAGTGGGGACTCCCCGCAGGCCAAGAATCGCGTGGGCCCGCAGGTGCCACTCAGCGAGCCAGGTAGGCTGAGGGGCTGGCGGGGGCTCCACAGGGCTTGTTGTGAGGGGCTCGGTGAGCAGCCGCCATGTCCCCCATCAGGTTTCCGCCGCCGGGAGTCGCAGGAGGAAGAGCCGCGGGCTGTGCTGGCTCAAAAGATAGAGAAGGAGACGGTGGGTGCCTGGGCATGGCAGGTGGCCCCTCCCTTCCAGGCCCCCAGCAGTGGGCACTGGTCCCTGCCGCCCCTCCGGCCAGTCCCCAGCCTGTGGCTGCCCCTCCACAGGTTTGGGGCCATCCCTGCAGCAGGGCGGGGCAGCGGGGAGTGTCTGAGGCTGACCCCTGACCCCCTCTGACCCCAGCAAATCCTCAACTGCGCCCTGGACGATATTGAGTGGTTTGTGGCTCGGCTACAGAAGGCGGCCGAGGCTTTCAAGCAGCTGAACCAgcggaagaaggggaagaagaagggcAAGAAGGGGCCAGCAGGTGCAGGGGCCAGGGATGGGGCCAGCAAGTGCAGGGACCAGGGACGGGGCCAGGGACGGGGCCAGCAGGTGCAGGGGACAGGGACGGGGCCAGGGACGGGGCCACTCATGGAGCTGGGGAAGGTCTGGCCCACACAGATGGGCTGCATGGGACACAAGGCACAGGGGCTGGGGAGACCAGGGCCAGCCTGGCTCACACGGTGCCTCCCATGCCAGAGGGCGTCCTCACGCTGCGGGCACGGCCCCCCTCTGAGGGCGAGTTCGTCGACTGCTTCCAGAAAATTAAGCTGGCGATTAACTTGCTGGTGAGTCCCGCGGCCCCAGCCCTGGCCCAGCGTCTGTGTGAGGGGTGGGTGgaggccccgccccggccccTGCTCACTGGTTCCTGCCCCCAGGCAAAGCTGCAGAAGCACATCCAGAACCCCAGCGCCGCGGAGCTCGTGCACTTCCTCTTCGGGCCTCTGGACCTGGTGCCTGGGGCCGGGCAGCAGGGGCGTGCGGGGTGGGAGCCCAGAGGCCTCTGGAGCATCTATCTCCCCGGGGTCGGGGTCGGGGCAGCAGGTGCCCGTTTTGGGCAGCCTGGTTCACGCTGTGTGGCCACACTCTCTGGGGTCCAAAGTCCCTTCCCGAGGGCCAGCCACTGGGGTGCTGGAGGGGGATCTGTGGGCCTCAGTCCCTTCTGAACCTCGCTGTGCTCCAGATCGTCAACACCTGCGGTGGCCCAGACATCGCACGCTCCGTCTCCTGCCCACTGCTCTCCCGAGATGCCGTGGACTTTCTGCGCGGCCACCTGGTCCCTAAGGAGATGTCGCTGTGGGAGTCGCTGGGAGAGAGCTGGATGCGGCCCCGGTATGGCAGGGCGGAGTGGTGCCGGAGCTGCATGGGGGCCAGCACTGCACAGGGGTCAGCTTTGGGGTCCTGGGTGGGCCAGTTCTTGAGGGGCAGGGCTGACTTCAGGACCTCCCACCCCAGCTCCGAGTGGCCGCGGGAGCCGCAGGTGCCCCTGTACGTGCCCAAGTTCCACAGTGGCTGGGAGCCCCCCGTGGATGTGCTGCAGGAGGccccctgggaggtggaggggctgGCGTCTGCCCCCATTGAGGTGAGAGCACCAGcagcccccatccccaccccagccccaacaccacccctccccagagctcccctccccagccccaacacccacccctccccagagctcccctccccagccccaacaccacccctccccagccccgacacccacccctccccagagcacccctccccagccccgacacccacccctccccagagctcccctccccagccccgaCACCCACCCCTCACCAGAGCTCTCCTCCCCAGCCCCGACACCCACCCCTCCCCAgagctcccctccccagccccgaCACCCACCCCTCACCAgagctcccctccccagccccgaCACCCACCCCTCACCAgagctcccctccccagccccgaCACCCACCCCTCACCAGAGCTCCCCTCACCAgagctcccctccccagccccaacACCCACCCCTCACCAGAGCTCCCCTCACCAGAGCTCCCCTCACCAgagctcccctccccagcccacctCCACCCACCACCCCTTCAGCTGCAGCTcagctgcccccagccctgccaggAGAGGCAGCCCATGCCGGCATCACCAGGCTTCAGGCTCCGTCACCTTCAGTGGTGTATCAGTCACAGCACATTAGCCGAGCCCCTGTCTTGTGCCCCCTTGTCCTGGGACCCAGCCTGCCCCTGCCTTCCTTACCCAGCCCTGCCCCATGTCTAGCTCAGGCCGCCCACCTTCACCACAGGTGAGTCCAGTGAGCCGACAGTCCGTACGAAACTCCCAGAAGCACAGCCCCGCTTCAGAGCCCACCCCCATGGGGGATGCCCTACCACCAGTCAGCTCCCCACATACTCACAGGTAAGCCCCCCTCAAAGTGAGGGAGCATGAAAGTGAAACCCTTCAGAACCTACAGGCTCGAAAAACATATGGGTACGCTGCCACCAGGTGGTAGCAAGTGCATTGGTCAAGCGGTTTAAAACACCACTTTTCCAGATTTGAAGCGGTTTTACTGTATGATATATAATTAAAGGAAACATTTCGAAAGTCATGCACACGTTCTCTACCCTAATATATCAACTCTGTCTGTGCATCCACATGTATGTTTTAGAACCAAGGTTAGAAACTTACTAAACCACTGAACTTGAGTGGTTTCACCAAACACTGTCACCCTGTTGGGACTGCTTCAGGCCCAACCTCTGGTAGAGCCACAAGAGGAGACGGGTCCTGGGCTACTAaagcccctcccctccctccacccccagccctgaCCGTTTCCACAGAGGACAAAGAACAAGCCCACAGCACTACCGGGAGTCCTGTCTTTCCTtgcctcccctcttcccttctgTTCCCATTCCTGGTCCAGGATCTGTATGGGAAGCCCCTGACCCTGCCACACCCCAGGATTCAATTTTGGGGGGAAGGGGGGCCAGAAATCCGTCTTCTAAGCAAGCATGGCCTCCCTTTGCCCACAATGTCAGCCTGGCTCTCATAGTCCTGGCCTAGGACCGCACTTAGAAACATTTTACCCTTTGACTTCAGTTCCTGGTCTGTCCACCCTGGCTGTGTCCTGACAGTCCATGGCCCCTTCATTTCCCTGAGCGCCTGGACACAGGAGCTGCCCTGATGACCAGGGCCACACTGGCCCGGACGGACGGCCTGGCCAGGTAGACAGGCCTGCTACATGCCAAAGCCAGGACCCCTCAGCCAGAGGCAGCCCCCCACACGCTTTTGAGGTGCAGGTCCCACCCCACAGAGAGGAGCTGGAGACCCATCCTCCACTGGACCATTTGGGCTGTGTTCAGTCCTCAGAGGAGCTGTGGCTCTGAAGACATGCTGGCCCTCATTGGCCAGCTGGGGGGAGCTGTGaccctggcatttcccaggaacGCCCCTGGCTCTGGTTCCCCTGGGGTGCTGGACTAGAGACCCCTGAGGTGGCCTGGGATGGGCCAGCCTTGCTGTGCCACAGGCCCCTGCGCCACGCCCACCTCCTGCCTGCCCCACCTCCACGCAGGGCCCCAAAGCTCTGGGGCTGTCACAGTTTCCATTCCCGGCTGACGCTGCCTGCAGCCTCTCTCCACGGTGACCTCCAGAGCAGAAAAGAGGCAGCCAGCCGTGCACCTGGGAAGCTGCTGACCCCCAGCCGCTGCCCAGGTCTCAGAAAAGACCCCCACCAGCCTGGGCCTCAGCCCCTCCTGTTCCTCACAGGGGCCACCAGCCAACACCAGCCATGGCCAAGTACGTCAAGATCCTGTACGACTTTACAGCCCGAAACGCCAACGAGCTATCAGTGCTCAAGGATGAGGTCCTAGAGGTGAGGGGGCTGGACAAGGGGGTCCAAGAGGGGGAAACGGGGCAGGGTTTCAAGGGAGGGGCTATCAGGGGAGGTGGGGAGCGGTCTAGGACCAGGCTGGGTGATGCCAGGATGGGGCACAGCTGCCTGCCCCTTTCTCCAGGGTCCCAGCCCCTGGGCTCTGATCAGGATCTGCAGCCTGTTGGAGGGGCCTCCCTATCTTGGGGATCTCCAAAGGCATGCAGGGACCCCTGTGCCAGGCTGGGGGGAGCGTCTGCACCATGTGGACCCAGCAGGGGCCTGTCATTCACACCCACCCAGGAGCCCCCACGTCTGCACTGGCTGCATCTGCTAGCCGGAATCCAGGCCACCCACTGGGGGACAGAAAGTGGAGCAGGCTGGGGGGAGTGGGCCACATCCACAGCCTGGTTaggcggttcatgcctgtaactgcagcactgggaagccaaggcgggaggatccctttaGCCTACGaatttgagacaaacctgggcaacacctcgaaaccccatctctacaaaaaatataaaaattagctggatgcagtggtgtgcgcctgtggtgccagctactcgggaggctgaggtgggaggatcgcctgaacccaggaggtcgaggctgcagtggggagtgattgtaccactgcactccagcctgggcagcagagtgagaccctgtctcagagaaaaaggaagggtCTCCCAGACTCCCTgaggcagggtggggaggagTAGCCCAGCGAGGGATGGAGGGGTGGAAACAGGGCTGCGGAGAGGATGGAGCGAAGCGGGGCTCCGGGAGACCCTAGGG encodes:
- the LOC105494149 gene encoding epidermal growth factor receptor kinase substrate 8-like protein 2 isoform X1; its protein translation is MSQSGAVSCCPGATNGSLGRSDSVARMSPKDLFEQRKKYSNSNVIMHETSQYHVQHLATFIMDKSEAITSVEDAIRKLVQLSSKEKIWTQEMLLQVNDQSLRLLDIESQEELENFPLPTVQRSQTVLNQLRYPSVLLLVCQDSEQSKPDVHFFHCDEVEAELVHEDIESALADCRLGKKMRPQTLKGHQEKIRQRQSILPPPQGPAPIPFQHRSGDSPQAKNRVGPQVPLSEPGFRRRESQEEEPRAVLAQKIEKETQILNCALDDIEWFVARLQKAAEAFKQLNQRKKGKKKGKKGPAEGVLTLRARPPSEGEFVDCFQKIKLAINLLAKLQKHIQNPSAAELVHFLFGPLDLIVNTCGGPDIARSVSCPLLSRDAVDFLRGHLVPKEMSLWESLGESWMRPRSEWPREPQVPLYVPKFHSGWEPPVDVLQEAPWEVEGLASAPIEVSPVSRQSVRNSQKHSPASEPTPMGDALPPVSSPHTHRGHQPTPAMAKYVKILYDFTARNANELSVLKDEVLEVLEDGRQWWKLRSRSGQAGYVPCNILGEARPEDAGAPFEQVGQKYWGPASPTHKLPPSFPGNKDELMQHMDEVNDELIRKISNIRAQPQRHFRVERSQPVSQPLTYESGPDEVRAWLEAKAFSARIVENLGILTGPQLFSLNKEELKKVCGEEGVRVYSQLTVQKAFLEKQQSGSELEELMNKFHSMNQRRGEDS
- the LOC105494149 gene encoding epidermal growth factor receptor kinase substrate 8-like protein 2 isoform X2 gives rise to the protein MHETSQYHVQHLATFIMDKSEAITSVEDAIRKLVQLSSKEKIWTQEMLLQVNDQSLRLLDIESQEELENFPLPTVQRSQTVLNQLRYPSVLLLVCQDSEQSKPDVHFFHCDEVEAELVHEDIESALADCRLGKKMRPQTLKGHQEKIRQRQSILPPPQGPAPIPFQHRSGDSPQAKNRVGPQVPLSEPGFRRRESQEEEPRAVLAQKIEKETQILNCALDDIEWFVARLQKAAEAFKQLNQRKKGKKKGKKGPAEGVLTLRARPPSEGEFVDCFQKIKLAINLLAKLQKHIQNPSAAELVHFLFGPLDLIVNTCGGPDIARSVSCPLLSRDAVDFLRGHLVPKEMSLWESLGESWMRPRSEWPREPQVPLYVPKFHSGWEPPVDVLQEAPWEVEGLASAPIEVSPVSRQSVRNSQKHSPASEPTPMGDALPPVSSPHTHRGHQPTPAMAKYVKILYDFTARNANELSVLKDEVLEVLEDGRQWWKLRSRSGQAGYVPCNILGEARPEDAGAPFEQVGQKYWGPASPTHKLPPSFPGNKDELMQHMDEVNDELIRKISNIRAQPQRHFRVERSQPVSQPLTYESGPDEVRAWLEAKAFSARIVENLGILTGPQLFSLNKEELKKVCGEEGVRVYSQLTVQKAFLEKQQSGSELEELMNKFHSMNQRRGEDS